Proteins found in one Massilia sp. H6 genomic segment:
- a CDS encoding anti-sigma factor, whose product MKFSDDTLMIYADGELDEPERSLVERAEREDPAVAAAIARHRALRADVFAAFDGVLDEPIPAHLQAGTAAAAGAGGNISSLGAARERKARLAAALPRIEDARARNWPRWGALAASLVVGVLAGQAWLGGPGGDESAFAALDASGQLLARGALANALTEQLAGSGQAGKPVQIGLSFAARDGSFCRSFTVSGSAGLACRQGEHWRIPVLREGTADGAAYRQASSAAPAAVLDAIDERIAGAALDAAAERKARDRRWQP is encoded by the coding sequence ATGAAGTTTTCCGACGACACCCTGATGATCTACGCCGACGGCGAGCTCGACGAGCCCGAACGCAGCCTGGTCGAGCGCGCCGAACGCGAAGATCCCGCAGTCGCCGCGGCTATTGCGCGTCACCGCGCCTTGCGCGCCGATGTGTTCGCCGCCTTCGACGGCGTGCTCGACGAGCCGATCCCGGCCCATCTGCAGGCCGGCACCGCGGCCGCCGCCGGCGCGGGTGGCAACATCAGCTCGTTAGGCGCCGCGCGCGAGCGCAAGGCCCGGCTGGCCGCTGCCCTGCCCCGCATCGAAGATGCGCGTGCACGCAACTGGCCACGCTGGGGGGCGCTGGCGGCCTCGCTGGTGGTTGGCGTGCTGGCCGGCCAGGCCTGGCTCGGCGGCCCAGGCGGTGACGAAAGCGCTTTCGCCGCCCTCGACGCCAGCGGGCAGCTGCTGGCACGCGGCGCGCTGGCCAATGCCTTGACCGAGCAGCTTGCCGGCAGCGGGCAAGCGGGCAAGCCGGTCCAGATCGGGCTGAGCTTCGCGGCGCGCGACGGCAGCTTTTGCCGCAGCTTCACGGTCAGCGGCAGTGCCGGCCTGGCCTGCCGCCAGGGCGAGCACTGGCGCATTCCGGTCCTGCGCGAGGGTACCGCAGATGGCGCTGCATACCGGCAAGCATCCAGCGCGGCACCTGCCGCCGTGCTCGACGCCATCGACGAGCGCATTGCCGGCGCCGCCCTCGACGCCGCAGCCGAGCGCAAGGCACGCGACCGGCGCTGGCAGCCTTGA